A single genomic interval of Xiphophorus couchianus chromosome 2, X_couchianus-1.0, whole genome shotgun sequence harbors:
- the LOC114160004 gene encoding charged multivesicular body protein 4c-like encodes MDLDLLCAKKHCGPNRRAALHALRRKRWYEKHQRYVDHAVKATRSAYKNKEMTEVNNMIKGIKLEDDMTEASGNIYKSVNQELEQVEFVEDELLAELERLKKALDESLLEVSRKEDKVHPSPVTSSASPSRPGAMEEDEVENEVEDGVQDGAEDKDEDDDEEDLEYLRRWASESL; translated from the exons TCTGCTGTGTGCCAAGAAACACTGTGGGCCAAATAGAAGAG CTGCTCTGCATGCTCTGAGAAGGAAGAGGTGGTATGAGAAACATCAGCGGTATGTTGACCATGCTGTTAAGGCCACAAGATCTGCTTACAAAAACaa GGAAATGACTGAAGTGAACAACATGATAAAGGGCATCAAACTGGAAGATGATATGACCGAGGCGTCAGGCAATATCTACAAGTCTGTAAACCAGGAGTTGGAGCAGGTCGAATTTGTTGAG GATGAGCTGCTGGCAGAGCTGGAGAGACTTAAAAAAGCTCTGGATGAGAGCCTCTTGGAGGTCAGCAGAAAAGAGGATAAAGTCCATCCCTCTCCAGTGACGTCCTCAGCTTCACCTTCTCGTCCtg GTGCTATGGAAGAAGATGAGGTGGAAAACGAGGTGGAGGATGGGGTTCAAGACGGGGCTGAAGACaaggatgaggatgatgatgaagaggacTTGGAGTACCTTCGCCGTTGGGCGAGTGAATCCTTGTAA